The Neisseria sicca genome includes a window with the following:
- a CDS encoding IS3 family transposase: MHIANLPKSSFYYHHQDRPDPDEADKALLVETYRRHKGRYGQRRIAAALDWNRKKVARLMKQLELKALIRAKKAYRHPAMGEISEHLLKRRFKARKPNEKWLTDVTELKGKDGKLYLSPILDLFNREIVAYAMSRRADSEMVKEMLEKAAPRLTDKGTMLHSDQGVLYRTAGYRELLAEHSMVQSMSRKANCWDNASMESFFAVLKTECFYSGLK, translated from the coding sequence CTGCACATCGCAAACCTACCCAAAAGCAGCTTTTACTACCACCACCAAGACCGACCCGACCCCGATGAAGCCGACAAAGCCCTCCTTGTCGAAACCTACCGGCGGCATAAAGGACGCTACGGACAAAGGCGCATTGCCGCCGCATTAGATTGGAACCGCAAAAAAGTGGCGCGGCTGATGAAGCAGTTGGAACTGAAAGCCCTCATACGGGCGAAAAAAGCCTACCGCCATCCCGCCATGGGCGAGATATCGGAACACCTCCTCAAACGCCGGTTCAAAGCCCGAAAGCCCAACGAAAAATGGCTGACCGACGTTACCGAACTTAAAGGGAAGGACGGCAAACTGTACCTCTCGCCAATCTTGGACTTGTTCAACCGCGAGATCGTCGCCTACGCCATGAGCCGCAGAGCCGACAGCGAAATGGTGAAGGAAATGCTCGAAAAAGCCGCACCCCGTCTGACTGATAAAGGAACGATGCTGCATTCGGACCAAGGTGTGCTGTACCGTACGGCGGGGTATAGGGAATTGCTTGCGGAGCATTCCATGGTTCAAAGCATGTCGCGAAAGGCGAACTGTTGGGACAATGCGTCGATGGAAAGCTTCTTTGCGGTGTTGAAGACGGAGTGTTTCTATAGTGGATTAAAATAA
- a CDS encoding IS3 family transposase, with amino-acid sequence MTVDELMKQIDDYMDYYNRERCSLKLKKLSPVAYRTQLAQSA; translated from the coding sequence TTGACGGTAGATGAATTGATGAAGCAGATAGATGACTATATGGATTACTACAACCGGGAGCGTTGCAGTTTGAAATTGAAAAAGCTGAGTCCTGTCGCATACAGAACCCAGCTTGCACAGAGCGCCTGA
- the secA gene encoding preprotein translocase subunit SecA, with amino-acid sequence MLTNIAKKIFGSRNDRLLKQYRKSVAKINALEEQMKALSDADLQAKTAEFKQRLANGQTLDDILVEAFAVCREASRRVLGMRHFDVQLIGGMVLHDGKIAEMRTGEGKTLVATLAVYLNALSGKGVHVVTVNDYLASRDAGIMAPLYNFLGLTVGVIIADMQPFDRQNAYGSDITYGTNNEFGFDYLRDNMVTDQYDKVQRELNFAVVDEVDSILIDEARTPLIISGQADDNIQLYQIMNSLPAHLIRQETEEGEGDYWVDEKAHQVILSEAGHEHAEQILIQMGLLQENDSLYSAANIALMHHLMAALRAHTLFHKDQHYVIQDGEIVIVDEFTGRLMSGRRWSEGLHQAVEAKEGVEIKRENQTLASITFQNYFRLYTKLSGMTGTADTEAFEFQSIYNLETVIIPTNRPVQRKDFNDQIFRSAEEKFEAVVKDIEECHKRGQPVLVGTTSIENSELVSRLLQKAGLPHNVLNAKEHEREALIVAQAGKVGAITVATNMAGRGTDIVLGGNLKHQIEAIQSNENLSDEEKTAQIAALENGWQAEHDQVVAAGGLHIIGTERHESRRIDNQLRGRAGRQGDPGSSRFYLSFEDPLLRLFALDRAAAILNRLAPERGIAIEHGMLTRQIEGAQRKVEGRNFDMRKQVLEYDDVANDQRKVIYHQRNEILNSKDVSDLTKRIREEVISDLVDLYIPPDSMEEQWDIPGLESQLAAEFRLNEDIQAWLKADSTLDNQDIKERLIKRVEEEYAAKVELVGKKPMADFERNVMLQVIDLQWREHLAAMDYLRQGIHLRSYAQKNPKQEYKREAFAMFENLWRGIKHQTASLLASVQIERNTDVEEIAEPAPVGIQTIHSEAPDMEELLGQSQTNLVTEAFDPDGTDFSPEALTAQGRIVHRNDPCPCGSGLKYKQCHGKLS; translated from the coding sequence ATGCTGACAAACATTGCTAAGAAAATCTTCGGCAGCCGCAATGACCGGCTGCTCAAACAATACCGTAAATCCGTTGCCAAAATCAACGCACTCGAAGAACAAATGAAAGCCTTGAGCGATGCGGATTTACAGGCTAAAACAGCCGAATTCAAACAACGCCTCGCCAACGGTCAGACTTTGGACGACATCTTGGTCGAAGCCTTCGCCGTCTGCCGCGAAGCGTCCCGCCGCGTACTCGGTATGCGCCACTTCGACGTCCAGCTTATCGGCGGCATGGTGCTGCACGACGGCAAAATCGCCGAAATGCGTACCGGTGAAGGTAAAACCTTGGTCGCCACCCTTGCCGTCTATCTCAACGCCCTGTCCGGCAAAGGCGTGCACGTCGTTACCGTCAACGACTATCTTGCCTCGCGCGACGCGGGCATTATGGCGCCGCTCTACAACTTCCTTGGCTTAACCGTCGGCGTCATCATCGCCGATATGCAGCCGTTTGACCGTCAAAACGCCTACGGCTCCGACATCACCTACGGTACCAACAACGAATTCGGTTTCGACTATCTGCGCGACAATATGGTAACCGACCAATACGACAAAGTTCAGCGCGAATTGAATTTTGCCGTAGTGGACGAAGTGGACTCCATTTTGATCGACGAAGCGCGTACCCCGCTGATTATCTCCGGTCAGGCGGATGACAACATCCAGCTGTACCAAATCATGAACAGCCTTCCCGCGCACCTCATCCGTCAAGAAACCGAAGAAGGCGAAGGCGATTACTGGGTTGATGAAAAAGCACACCAAGTCATCTTGAGCGAAGCGGGTCACGAACACGCCGAGCAAATCCTGATTCAAATGGGCTTGCTGCAAGAAAACGACTCCCTCTACTCCGCCGCCAACATCGCCCTGATGCACCACCTCATGGCAGCATTGCGCGCGCATACGTTGTTCCACAAAGACCAACACTACGTCATCCAAGACGGCGAAATCGTCATCGTGGACGAATTTACAGGTCGTCTGATGTCCGGCCGCCGCTGGTCCGAAGGTCTGCACCAAGCCGTCGAAGCCAAAGAAGGCGTGGAAATCAAACGCGAAAACCAAACCCTCGCCTCCATCACCTTCCAAAACTATTTCCGCCTGTATACCAAGCTCTCCGGCATGACCGGTACTGCCGATACCGAAGCTTTCGAGTTTCAAAGCATCTACAACCTCGAAACCGTCATCATCCCGACCAACCGCCCCGTACAGCGTAAAGACTTCAACGACCAGATTTTCCGTTCTGCCGAAGAAAAATTCGAAGCCGTCGTCAAAGACATCGAAGAATGCCACAAACGCGGGCAGCCCGTCCTCGTCGGTACCACCAGCATCGAAAACTCCGAGCTGGTTTCCCGTCTTCTGCAAAAAGCCGGACTGCCGCACAACGTCCTTAACGCCAAAGAACACGAACGCGAAGCCCTGATTGTCGCCCAAGCCGGTAAAGTCGGCGCCATTACCGTCGCCACCAACATGGCGGGGCGCGGTACCGACATCGTCCTAGGCGGCAACCTCAAGCACCAAATCGAAGCCATCCAGTCCAACGAAAACCTGAGCGACGAAGAAAAAACCGCACAAATCGCCGCCCTTGAAAACGGCTGGCAGGCAGAACACGACCAAGTGGTCGCAGCAGGCGGCCTGCACATCATCGGTACAGAACGCCACGAAAGCCGCCGCATCGACAACCAATTGCGCGGACGCGCAGGCCGTCAGGGCGACCCAGGCTCCAGCCGCTTCTACCTCTCTTTTGAAGACCCGCTGCTGCGCCTCTTCGCGCTCGACCGCGCCGCCGCCATCCTCAACCGCCTCGCTCCCGAACGCGGTATCGCCATCGAACACGGCATGCTAACCCGCCAAATCGAAGGCGCGCAACGCAAAGTCGAAGGCCGCAACTTCGACATGCGCAAACAAGTATTGGAATACGACGACGTTGCCAACGACCAACGTAAAGTCATCTACCACCAACGCAACGAAATCCTCAACAGCAAAGACGTCAGCGACCTGACCAAACGCATCCGCGAAGAAGTCATCAGCGATTTGGTCGATTTGTACATACCGCCCGACAGCATGGAAGAGCAATGGGACATCCCTGGGCTCGAAAGCCAGCTTGCCGCCGAATTCCGCCTGAACGAAGACATCCAAGCATGGCTCAAAGCAGACAGCACTTTGGACAATCAGGACATCAAAGAGCGTCTGATTAAACGTGTGGAAGAAGAATACGCGGCAAAAGTCGAGCTTGTCGGTAAAAAACCGATGGCGGATTTCGAACGCAACGTCATGCTGCAAGTCATCGACCTGCAATGGCGCGAACACCTTGCCGCCATGGACTACCTACGCCAAGGCATCCACCTGCGCAGTTATGCCCAGAAAAATCCGAAACAGGAATACAAACGCGAAGCCTTCGCCATGTTTGAAAACCTGTGGCGCGGTATCAAGCATCAAACCGCTTCCCTCTTAGCCTCCGTCCAAATCGAGCGCAACACCGACGTAGAAGAAATTGCCGAACCCGCACCCGTCGGCATCCAAACCATCCACTCCGAAGCGCCCGACATGGAAGAACTGCTCGGACAATCCCAAACTAATTTGGTTACCGAAGCTTTCGACCCCGATGGAACGGATTTTAGCCCCGAAGCGCTGACCGCCCAAGGCCGTATCGTCCACCGCAACGACCCCTGCCCTTGCGGAAGCGGCCTGAAATACAAACAATGCCACGGCAAACTAAGCTGA
- a CDS encoding DciA family protein, translated as MNLEQLGKRDARLAGLLQQSQQWRRLDAAVKRILPANLHPHFQTACIEEGRLVLLAANGMAASRLKMILPALVPQLQELNAGIQDVAVKVVPKPPAQPKVNSLHLSGAALESFDAAAAKLEDKHPELAAALAELVRKYSR; from the coding sequence ATGAATTTGGAACAATTGGGCAAGCGGGATGCGCGGTTGGCAGGTTTGTTGCAGCAATCGCAACAATGGCGCAGGCTGGATGCGGCAGTCAAACGCATCCTCCCTGCAAACCTCCATCCACACTTTCAAACCGCCTGCATCGAAGAGGGCAGGCTGGTGTTACTGGCGGCAAACGGCATGGCTGCCTCGCGACTGAAAATGATATTGCCCGCGCTTGTGCCACAGCTTCAGGAATTGAACGCGGGGATTCAAGATGTAGCAGTCAAGGTTGTGCCGAAGCCTCCGGCGCAACCCAAGGTCAACAGCCTGCATTTGAGTGGGGCGGCATTGGAGAGTTTTGATGCGGCGGCGGCAAAATTGGAAGACAAGCATCCTGAATTGGCTGCCGCGCTGGCGGAGTTGGTGCGCAAATACAGCCGCTGA
- the azu gene encoding azurin has product MKAYLALISAAVIGLSACSQEASKPAEPAAPTASAASEAAPAPAESTPPADAPASEAASTAAAPAAGNCAATVESNDNMQFNTKDIQISKACKEFTITLKHTGTQPKSGMGHNIVISKAEDMDGVLKDGASAGAEADYVKAGDARVVGHTKLIGGGEETSVTVDPAKLADGSYKFYCSFPGHGALMKGDVTLVN; this is encoded by the coding sequence ATGAAAGCTTATCTGGCTCTGATTTCCGCTGCCGTCATCGGCTTGTCCGCTTGTTCGCAAGAGGCTTCAAAACCTGCCGAACCCGCCGCTCCGACTGCATCTGCTGCTTCTGAAGCCGCACCTGCTCCTGCAGAAAGCACACCTCCTGCCGACGCACCTGCTTCCGAAGCCGCATCTACGGCTGCCGCACCTGCCGCAGGCAACTGCGCGGCTACCGTTGAATCCAACGACAACATGCAGTTCAACACTAAAGACATTCAAATCAGCAAAGCTTGTAAAGAATTCACCATCACCCTGAAACACACCGGTACCCAACCTAAATCAGGCATGGGTCACAATATCGTGATTTCCAAAGCGGAAGACATGGATGGCGTATTGAAAGACGGCGCCTCTGCCGGTGCTGAAGCCGACTATGTAAAAGCCGGTGATGCCCGTGTCGTCGGTCATACCAAATTGATTGGCGGCGGCGAAGAGACTTCTGTAACCGTTGATCCTGCCAAACTGGCAGACGGCAGCTACAAATTCTACTGCTCATTCCCAGGACACGGCGCTTTGATGAAAGGCGACGTTACTTTGGTGAACTAA
- a CDS encoding hemerythrin domain-containing protein: MNPFETKSVTFAEPIEMLYACHGKVRRFCGQVAMLSDYIAENGCNQIVLQTIRQIAQYFNVAAPLHHEDEEENFFPLLLQYAPQAKESVNELLRQHVSLHGNWDAVAAEFAKLEADNAYIPDAEAFKRFVAGYDVHLAIEEPLFDMGKTFIPKEKLTEIGEIMAARRRR; encoded by the coding sequence ATGAATCCGTTTGAAACTAAAAGCGTTACCTTTGCTGAACCGATAGAAATGCTGTATGCCTGCCACGGCAAAGTGCGCCGTTTCTGCGGCCAGGTCGCCATGCTGTCGGACTACATCGCCGAAAACGGCTGCAATCAGATTGTTTTGCAAACCATCCGCCAAATCGCCCAATATTTCAACGTCGCCGCGCCGCTGCACCATGAAGACGAAGAAGAAAACTTCTTCCCGCTGCTGCTGCAATACGCGCCGCAAGCCAAAGAAAGCGTGAACGAGCTTTTGCGCCAACATGTGAGCCTGCATGGCAACTGGGATGCCGTGGCTGCCGAATTTGCCAAACTCGAAGCAGACAACGCCTATATCCCCGATGCGGAAGCGTTCAAACGCTTTGTGGCGGGTTACGATGTGCATCTGGCGATTGAAGAACCCTTGTTCGACATGGGCAAAACGTTTATCCCCAAAGAGAAACTGACCGAAATCGGCGAAATCATGGCGGCGCGCCGGCGCAGATAA
- a CDS encoding HI_0552 family protein translates to MLTPKSCDLFNIPFFQFAQLKKYQPESIPQIKADYKENWQIWQQLIQQVAADLGEPFAPPHIERWCNGWQVRAHFFAYFKYAQYKNSAAILSILLNRRRLSVSLDWHCYKADVSPIALPEYNRWLDNFDTEKYAAFDMWHGAESEYDDYRTVAQQSESDRRLQNDEDFFCIGKHIERDDLGKQDVAKWIAETVEDLLPLYEACHGG, encoded by the coding sequence ATGCTGACGCCAAAAAGCTGCGATTTGTTCAATATCCCGTTTTTCCAGTTTGCCCAGCTCAAAAAATACCAGCCCGAAAGCATTCCGCAAATCAAAGCCGACTACAAGGAAAACTGGCAGATATGGCAGCAACTGATACAGCAGGTCGCCGCAGATTTGGGCGAACCTTTCGCCCCGCCGCATATCGAACGCTGGTGTAACGGCTGGCAGGTTCGCGCCCATTTCTTCGCCTATTTCAAATACGCCCAATACAAAAACTCCGCCGCCATCCTGTCGATATTGCTCAACCGCCGCCGTCTGAGCGTCAGCTTGGACTGGCACTGCTACAAAGCCGACGTATCGCCGATTGCGCTGCCGGAATACAACCGCTGGCTGGACAATTTCGATACCGAAAAATACGCCGCATTCGATATGTGGCACGGCGCGGAAAGCGAATACGACGACTACCGCACCGTCGCACAACAAAGCGAATCCGACCGAAGGTTGCAAAACGACGAAGACTTTTTCTGCATCGGCAAACACATTGAACGCGACGATTTGGGCAAGCAGGATGTAGCGAAATGGATAGCCGAAACGGTGGAAGATTTGCTGCCGCTTTATGAAGCCTGTCATGGCGGATAA
- the scpB gene encoding SMC-Scp complex subunit ScpB has protein sequence MNEKLPPDALIEAALLTQTEPLNEKSMRELCVPPLSQDKLIDVLAQLKTRWQGRALQLVHTHEGWRFQIAQAAFERLGSLQEQRAPRYSRAVMETLAIIAYQQPVTRGDIEGIRGVAVSQNVMQTLQDRGWIEVIGHRDSIGRPALWATTETFLSDLQLDSLEELPPLTELGELVLPDLVETPPTGDEEGPAEKSENAGRLVN, from the coding sequence ATGAACGAAAAACTCCCTCCCGACGCGCTCATCGAAGCCGCGCTTTTGACCCAAACCGAACCCTTAAACGAAAAATCCATGCGCGAATTGTGTGTGCCGCCGCTGTCGCAGGACAAATTAATCGATGTATTGGCGCAGTTGAAAACACGTTGGCAGGGCAGGGCGTTGCAACTGGTGCATACGCACGAGGGCTGGCGGTTTCAGATTGCTCAGGCGGCATTCGAGCGGCTGGGCAGCCTTCAGGAGCAGCGTGCGCCGCGCTATTCCCGCGCCGTAATGGAAACGCTGGCGATTATTGCCTACCAGCAGCCGGTTACGCGAGGCGACATTGAGGGCATACGCGGCGTGGCAGTGTCGCAGAACGTGATGCAGACTTTGCAGGACAGAGGCTGGATTGAAGTGATCGGGCATCGTGATTCGATCGGGCGGCCTGCATTGTGGGCGACGACGGAAACATTTTTGAGCGATTTGCAGTTGGATAGTTTGGAAGAGCTGCCGCCACTGACGGAATTAGGCGAATTGGTGTTGCCCGATTTGGTGGAAACGCCGCCGACGGGCGATGAGGAAGGACCTGCGGAAAAGTCTGAAAATGCGGGCAGGTTGGTCAACTGA
- a CDS encoding RsmB/NOP family class I SAM-dependent RNA methyltransferase: protein MTPIQLDHTAKVLADMLTFKQPADAVLSGYFREHKKLGRQDRHEIAETAFAALRHYQKISAVLRRPHAQPRKAALAALVLGRSINISQIKDLLDEEETEFLSSLKARKTEFSDDLHTAAELPQWLVAQLQKHFSDEEILAFGRSINQAAPLDIRVNTLKGRRDKVLPLLQAENPDAEATPYSPWGIRLKNKIALNKHELFLDGTLEVQDEGSQFLALLVGAKRGEIIVDFCAGAGGKTLAVGAQMANKGRIYAFDIAEKRLANLKPRMTRAGLTNIHPERISSEHDSRIARLTGKADRVLVDAPCSGLGTLRRNPDLKYRQSPETVAKLLEQQHSILDAAAKLVKPQGRLVYATCSVLPEENEMQVERFLKEHPEYELLDCAELLAALKIDLNTGKYLRLDSAKHQTDGFFAAVLQRKE from the coding sequence ATGACCCCGATCCAACTCGACCACACCGCCAAAGTCCTGGCTGACATGCTGACCTTCAAACAGCCTGCCGATGCCGTTTTGTCCGGCTACTTCCGAGAACACAAAAAACTCGGCAGGCAAGACCGCCACGAAATTGCCGAAACCGCCTTCGCCGCCCTGCGCCATTATCAAAAAATCAGTGCCGTCCTGCGCCGTCCGCATGCCCAGCCGCGCAAAGCCGCGCTTGCCGCACTCGTCCTCGGCAGAAGCATAAACATCAGCCAAATCAAAGACCTGCTCGACGAAGAAGAAACCGAGTTCCTCAGCAGCCTGAAAGCGCGCAAAACCGAATTTTCAGACGACCTCCATACCGCCGCCGAATTGCCGCAATGGCTGGTGGCGCAACTGCAAAAACATTTTAGCGACGAAGAAATCCTCGCCTTCGGCCGCAGCATCAACCAAGCCGCGCCGCTCGACATCCGCGTCAACACGCTCAAAGGCAGACGCGACAAAGTGCTGCCGCTGCTTCAAGCCGAAAACCCCGATGCAGAAGCCACGCCCTATTCCCCTTGGGGCATCCGCCTGAAAAACAAAATCGCCCTCAACAAACACGAATTGTTTTTAGACGGCACGCTTGAAGTCCAAGACGAAGGCAGCCAGTTCCTCGCCCTGCTTGTCGGTGCCAAACGCGGCGAAATCATCGTCGATTTCTGCGCCGGCGCAGGCGGCAAAACCCTCGCCGTCGGCGCACAAATGGCAAACAAAGGCAGAATATACGCCTTCGACATCGCCGAAAAACGCCTTGCCAACCTCAAGCCCCGCATGACCCGCGCCGGACTGACCAACATCCACCCCGAACGCATCAGCAGCGAACACGACAGCCGCATCGCCCGCCTCACCGGCAAAGCCGACCGCGTTTTGGTCGATGCCCCCTGCTCCGGCTTAGGCACGCTGCGCCGCAACCCCGACCTCAAATACCGCCAGTCGCCCGAAACCGTCGCCAAACTTTTGGAGCAGCAACACAGCATCCTCGATGCCGCCGCCAAACTGGTCAAACCGCAAGGCAGGCTGGTTTACGCCACTTGCAGCGTGTTGCCCGAAGAAAACGAAATGCAGGTCGAACGCTTTTTGAAAGAACACCCGGAATACGAACTCCTCGACTGCGCCGAGCTGCTCGCCGCTTTGAAAATTGATTTGAACACCGGCAAATACCTGCGCCTTGATTCGGCAAAACACCAAACCGACGGATTCTTCGCCGCCGTTTTGCAACGCAAGGAATAA
- a CDS encoding KpsF/GutQ family sugar-phosphate isomerase: MAGNGQYLDWAREVLHTEAEGLREIAAELDEQFVHAADALLHCKGRVVITGMGKSGHIGRKIAATMASTGTPAFFVHPAEAAHGDLGMIVDNDVVVAISNSGESDEIAAIIPALKRKNITLICITARPDSTMARHADIHITASVSKEACPLGLAPTTSTTAVMALGDALAVVLLRARAFTPDDFALSHPAGSLGKRLLLRVADIMHKDDALPAVRLGTPLKEAIVSMSEKGLGMLAVTDEQGRLKGVFTDGDLRRLFQQRDRFDGLTVDEIMHPSPKTIPAERLATEALKVMQANHVNGLLVTDADGVLTGALNMHDLLMARIV, from the coding sequence ATGGCAGGAAACGGTCAATATCTCGATTGGGCGCGCGAAGTGTTGCACACCGAAGCGGAAGGCTTGCGCGAAATTGCGGCGGAATTGGACGAACAATTCGTCCACGCGGCAGACGCGTTGTTGCACTGCAAAGGCAGGGTCGTCATTACAGGCATGGGCAAGTCGGGACATATCGGGCGCAAAATAGCGGCGACCATGGCTTCAACAGGCACACCCGCGTTTTTCGTCCATCCTGCGGAAGCGGCGCACGGCGACTTGGGCATGATTGTGGACAACGACGTCGTCGTCGCGATTTCCAATTCCGGCGAAAGCGACGAAATCGCCGCCATCATCCCCGCGCTCAAACGCAAAAACATCACCCTCATCTGCATCACCGCCCGCCCCGATTCGACCATGGCGCGCCATGCCGACATCCACATCACGGCGTCAGTTTCCAAAGAAGCCTGCCCGCTGGGACTTGCCCCGACCACCAGCACCACCGCCGTCATGGCTTTGGGCGACGCATTGGCAGTCGTCCTTTTGCGCGCCCGCGCGTTTACGCCCGACGATTTCGCCTTGAGCCACCCCGCCGGCAGCCTCGGCAAACGCCTGCTTCTACGCGTTGCCGACATCATGCACAAAGACGACGCCCTGCCTGCCGTCCGACTCGGTACGCCCTTAAAAGAAGCCATCGTCAGTATGAGCGAAAAAGGCTTGGGTATGCTGGCGGTAACGGACGAACAAGGTCGTCTGAAAGGCGTGTTCACCGACGGCGATTTGCGCCGTCTGTTCCAACAGCGCGACCGCTTTGATGGGCTGACCGTCGATGAAATCATGCACCCTTCCCCCAAAACCATCCCCGCCGAACGCCTCGCCACCGAAGCCCTGAAAGTCATGCAGGCAAACCATGTGAACGGGCTTTTGGTAACCGACGCCGACGGCGTGCTGACCGGCGCGCTGAATATGCACGATTTACTGATGGCGCGGATTGTGTAG
- the tal gene encoding transaldolase: MTILSDVKALGQQIWLDNLSRSLIQSGELAQMLKQGVCGVTSNPAIFQKAFAGDALYADEVAALKQQDLSPKQRYETMAIADVQAACDVCLAEHESTGGKTGFVSLEVSPELAKDAQGTVEEARRLHAAIARKNAMIKVPATDAGIEALETLIADGISVNLTLLFSRAQTLKAYAAYARGIAKRLAAGQSVAHIQAVASFFISRVDGALDATLPDHLKGKIAIALAKAAYQDWAQYFGSPEFAALEAKGANRVQLLWASTGVKNPAYPDTLYVDSLIGAHTVNTVPDATLKAFIDHGTAKATLTEGVDEAQAQLAETAALGIDVETLANRLQEDGLKQFEEAFDKLLAPLA; this comes from the coding sequence ATGACTATTTTATCGGACGTTAAAGCATTAGGACAACAAATCTGGCTGGACAACCTTTCCCGCTCGCTCATACAAAGCGGCGAATTGGCGCAAATGTTGAAACAAGGCGTGTGCGGCGTAACTTCCAATCCCGCCATCTTCCAAAAAGCCTTCGCCGGCGACGCGCTTTACGCCGATGAAGTCGCCGCCCTCAAGCAGCAAGACCTCAGCCCCAAACAACGCTACGAAACCATGGCGATTGCCGACGTACAGGCAGCCTGCGACGTTTGCCTTGCCGAACATGAATCCACCGGCGGCAAAACCGGTTTCGTCAGCCTCGAAGTTTCTCCCGAGCTTGCCAAAGACGCACAAGGCACGGTAGAAGAAGCCCGCCGTCTCCATGCCGCCATCGCGCGTAAAAACGCCATGATTAAAGTCCCCGCTACCGACGCAGGCATCGAAGCACTCGAAACCCTCATCGCCGACGGCATCAGCGTGAACCTGACCCTGCTGTTCTCACGCGCCCAAACCCTCAAAGCCTACGCAGCCTACGCGCGCGGCATCGCCAAACGCTTGGCAGCCGGGCAAAGCGTTGCCCATATCCAAGCCGTTGCCAGCTTCTTCATCTCCCGCGTGGACGGCGCGCTGGACGCCACGCTGCCCGATCACCTCAAAGGCAAAATCGCCATCGCCCTTGCCAAAGCCGCCTACCAAGACTGGGCGCAATACTTCGGCAGCCCCGAATTTGCCGCGCTGGAAGCCAAAGGCGCAAACCGCGTGCAGCTCTTGTGGGCATCCACAGGCGTCAAAAACCCTGCCTATCCCGACACGCTCTACGTTGACAGCCTGATCGGCGCACACACCGTCAACACCGTCCCCGACGCCACCCTCAAAGCCTTCATCGACCACGGCACAGCCAAAGCCACGCTGACCGAAGGTGTGGACGAAGCACAAGCGCAGCTTGCCGAAACCGCTGCGCTCGGCATAGATGTGGAAACCCTCGCCAACCGCTTGCAGGAAGACGGTTTGAAACAGTTTGAAGAAGCCTTCGACAAACTGCTCGCCCCGCTGGCTTGA
- a CDS encoding symmetrical bis(5'-nucleosyl)-tetraphosphatase, translating to MAHYAIGDIQGCFDEFTLLLDKINFNHGTDTLWLVGDIVNRGPKSLEVLQFCMEHESSVRMVLGNHDLHLLAVGCGEGTVKRSDTITPILTHTDSKKMLDWLRFQPLLIKGVRHVMVHAGILPQWTIARAELLASETEAELRGKKYKKFFSKMYGNKPAEWSEDLTGYDRLRMIVNVFTRMRALTLKNELDYDYKSTLKKMPTNLRPWFKAPNRQNLSHTIVFGHWSSLGFMNIDNILSLDTGALWGGELTAINLADHSITQVSSLGGLDWKTALK from the coding sequence ATGGCACACTACGCAATCGGCGATATTCAAGGCTGCTTCGACGAATTCACCCTTCTGCTCGACAAAATCAACTTCAACCACGGCACAGACACCCTCTGGCTCGTCGGCGACATCGTCAACCGCGGCCCTAAATCCCTCGAAGTCCTCCAATTCTGCATGGAACACGAAAGCAGCGTCCGCATGGTTCTCGGCAACCACGACCTGCACCTGCTCGCCGTCGGCTGCGGCGAAGGCACGGTCAAGCGAAGCGACACCATCACACCCATCCTCACCCACACCGACAGCAAAAAAATGCTCGACTGGCTGCGTTTCCAACCCCTGCTCATCAAAGGCGTCCGCCATGTTATGGTTCACGCTGGCATTCTGCCCCAATGGACCATCGCCCGCGCCGAATTGCTCGCCAGCGAAACCGAAGCCGAGCTGCGCGGCAAAAAATACAAAAAGTTTTTCTCCAAAATGTACGGCAACAAACCCGCCGAATGGAGCGAAGACCTGACCGGCTACGACCGCCTGCGCATGATTGTCAACGTCTTTACCCGAATGCGTGCGCTGACGCTGAAAAACGAACTCGACTACGACTACAAATCCACCCTCAAAAAAATGCCCACGAACCTACGCCCTTGGTTCAAAGCCCCAAACAGGCAAAACCTCAGTCACACCATCGTCTTCGGACACTGGTCGTCGCTGGGCTTTATGAACATCGACAACATCCTTTCCCTCGACACCGGCGCACTTTGGGGCGGCGAACTGACCGCCATCAACCTTGCCGACCACAGCATCACCCAAGTCTCCTCCCTCGGCGGTTTGGACTGGAAAACGGCTTTGAAATAA